A stretch of Pygocentrus nattereri isolate fPygNat1 chromosome 8, fPygNat1.pri, whole genome shotgun sequence DNA encodes these proteins:
- the LOC108431121 gene encoding caspase-3-like, with translation MSDIGNGSRKPDGDDSVDAKGFEPKGSHSGPVHANAKALSDVFRYRTDYPKLGRCVIINNKNFNPETGMGDRAGTDVDAGKVVKVFRELGFSPSVQTNRTVSQMRQILTAASKEDHSQSAMFVCVLLSHGDEDVIYGTDGCLELKELTRLFRGNQCKSLVGKPKLFFIQACRGTELDPGIETDSSPDSETACKIPVEADFLYAYSTAPGYYAWRNTANGSWFICALCEMLEKYGRELEIMQIMTRVNRKVALEFQSSSNMPGFDAMKQIPCIMSMLTKELYFPK, from the exons ATGTCTGACATAGGTAATGGTAGCAGAAAACCAGATGGAGATGACAGTGTGGATGCCAAGGGGTTTGAACCTAAAgg GTCTCACAGCGGACCTGTTCATGCAAATGCCAAAGCACTTTCTGATGTATTCAGGTACCGAACAGATTACCCTAAACTTGGGAGGTGCGTCATCATCAACAACAAGAATTTTAACCCTGAAACAG GGATGGGAGACCGAGCTGGAACAGATGTGGATGCAGGAAAAGTGGTGAAAGTCTTCAGAGAGCTGGGTTTCAGTCCTTCTGTCCAAACCAATCGAACCGTTTCACAAATGAGGCAGATTTTAACAGCAG CATCCAAGGAGGACCACAGCCAGTCAGCCATGTTTGTCTGTGTGCTGCTGAGTCATGGGGATGAAGACGTGATCTATGGCACTGATGGATGCCTGGAGCTGAAGGAGCTAACACGACTCTTCAGAGGAAACCAGTGTAAATCTCTAGTTGGCAAACCTAAACTCTTCTTCATACAG GCGTGTCGTGGAACAGAGTTGGACCCTGGCATCGAGACTGACAGTAGTCCTGATTCAGAGACTGCATGCAAGATTCCTGTTGAAGCAGATTTCTTGTATGCATACTCCACTGCTCCAG GTTATTATGCTTGGAGAAACACAGCCAACGGGTCATGGTTCATATGCGCCCTGTGTGAGATGCTGGAAAAATATGGCAGAGAGCTGGAGATCATGCAGATCATGACACGTGTGAACCGCAAGGTGGCGCTGGAGTTCCAATCTTCTTCCAACATGCCAGGATTTGACGCTATGAAACAAATACCATGCATTATGTCCATGCTGACCAAAGAGCTGTACTTTCCAAAGTGa